Proteins co-encoded in one Lynx canadensis isolate LIC74 chromosome C1, mLynCan4.pri.v2, whole genome shotgun sequence genomic window:
- the ORMDL1 gene encoding ORM1-like protein 1 — protein MNVGVAHSEVNPNTRVMNSRGMWLTYALGVGLLHIVLLSIPFFSVPVAWTLTNVIHNLGMYVFLHAVKGTPFETPDQGKARLLTHWEQLDYGVQFTSSRKFFTISPIILYFLASFYTKYDPTHFILNTASLLSVLIPKMPQLHGVRIFGINKY, from the exons ATGAATGTTGGAGTTGCCCACAGTGAGGTGAATCCAAATACCCGTGTAATGAACAGCCGGGGTATGTGGCTGACATATGCCTTGGGAGTTGGCTTGCTTCATATTGTTCTACTTAGTATTCCCTTCTTCAGTGTTCCTGTTGCTTGGACCTTGACAAATGTGATACATAATCTG GGGATGTATGTATTTTTGCATGCAGTAAAAGGAACACCTTTTGAAACTCCTGACCAGGGTAAAGCACGGCTCCTAACTCATTGGGAACAGCTGGACTATGGAGTACAGTTTACATCTTCACGGAAGTTTTTCACAATTTCTCCAATAATTCT ATATTTTCTGGCAAGTTTCTATACGAAGTATGATCCAACTCACTTCATCCTAAACACAGCTTCTCTCCTGAGTGTACTAATTCCCAAAATGCCACAGCTACATGGTGTTCGGATCTTTGGAATTAATAAGTattga